Within Bdellovibrio bacteriovorus HD100, the genomic segment CTGGTGCCCAGCCGTGAAATGGCCCAGCAGATCTACAAGGTCTTTCTGGAGCTTTGTGCAGAAATGCCGGTGTCTGTGTGTCTGGCAATCGGCGGGACCACGGGTTCCAAACAAGCCAACCAACTGAAGAAAAATCCGCGTCTGATCATCGCGACTCCGGGTCGCATGAATGACCATCTCTCCGGCAACAAGCTGCTTTTGCAGAATGTGGAAGTGATCGTCCTGGATGAAGCCGACCGCATGCTGGACATGGGCTTTGCCCCGCAGCTTCGCACGATTCAAAGCACCCTGCGTGGTCCGCGCCAGACGATGATGTTCTCGGCAAGTTTTGGTTCCAATGTGGAATCCATCGCACAACTGTTCATGAAACCTGATGTGGTGATGGTGCGTTCGGAAAAAGCCGAAGCCCCGGTGGAAAGTCTGAAGCAAAAAGTGCTGTTCCTGGATCGTTCCATGAAAAATGACCGTTTGCTGGATGAACTCAACGCCACTCGCGGCGGTGTGATTGTCTTCACGGGCAATCAGGAAAACTGCGAGGCAGTCGGGAACTATTTGAAGGAATACGGCTTTTCGACCGACCTGATTCACGGGGGGCTTTCTCAGGGACAAAGAAACCGTGTGGTGCGAGGCTTCCGCGAAGGTGAAATCCGCATCGTGGTGGCGACCGATCTGCTGGCGCGGGGCCTGGATGTGCCGCATGTGGATCATGTGGTGAATTTTGATCTGCCATTCCAGTCAGAGGACTTCCTGCACCGAATCGGACGGACCGCTCGCGCGGGCCGTGGTGGTGAGGCCATCACCTTTGTCACGCCGTCAGACACACGCATGTACGCCAAAATCAAAGGCTACTTGCAGGGCGCTCAGGAAATCAAAGTCGATCCGACTTTTGCCTTCATTGATCGCTCGAAAAAGTTTGATAAAAACAAACCTGCCAA encodes:
- a CDS encoding DEAD/DEAH box helicase; its protein translation is MKLHNSPVRAHTFQEMNLAPVLLPALTKMKISKPTPVQSQAIPASLDGSDIIAIAQTGSGKTLAFALSLLTTLQKKPEARGLILVPSREMAQQIYKVFLELCAEMPVSVCLAIGGTTGSKQANQLKKNPRLIIATPGRMNDHLSGNKLLLQNVEVIVLDEADRMLDMGFAPQLRTIQSTLRGPRQTMMFSASFGSNVESIAQLFMKPDVVMVRSEKAEAPVESLKQKVLFLDRSMKNDRLLDELNATRGGVIVFTGNQENCEAVGNYLKEYGFSTDLIHGGLSQGQRNRVVRGFREGEIRIVVATDLLARGLDVPHVDHVVNFDLPFQSEDFLHRIGRTARAGRGGEAITFVTPSDTRMYAKIKGYLQGAQEIKVDPTFAFIDRSKKFDKNKPAKGNEPARRNAPGKPQAVKKAAPAGKPKSKGGKINPFAGKTVAPKKSGAKKSGFAKRK